One Campylobacter sp. MIT 99-7217 genomic window, CATAAGCAAGGGATTTAAAGCTATCATCAAAAGCCCACTAAGCAAGGTCGCAAGCATAGCTGTAGTGTTTATACCCCAAAAAAGCTTTCTTTCTTGTATCTTTACAACACTAACAAAGCCTTCATTTTGTATATTTTCAGCATGATATACAAAAAGACGAGGAAGATAAAAAAGCCCTGCCATAAAAGAAACAAAGCCAAGATAGTGAAAAGCCTTGATCCACACATAATGCTCAAGTAAAAAGTTCATTTTTTTCCTTTATTTTTATTTCAAAAATTATAGCTAATGAAAAATTTAAGCTTTATTAAGTCTTCTTATACTTCTAAGATTTTTATCTCATCTTCCAAACAATAAAACAAAAAAGCCCTTGTTGTATCTTTTTTGAGTATATGAGTGATTGCTCTTTTATAAAAACTTAGTTGCTTAATATGCTCATCTTCAAAGCTTTGCCCTGTTTTATAATCAATAACA contains:
- the hemJ gene encoding protoporphyrinogen oxidase HemJ; translated protein: MNFLLEHYVWIKAFHYLGFVSFMAGLFYLPRLFVYHAENIQNEGFVSVVKIQERKLFWGINTTAMLATLLSGLLMIALNPLLMKMPHMHAKLSFALLLLVYYFDNFRYLKQFANDTCKKSGKFFRAYNEVPTLLFIGIVVSFAVVGVL